The Chitinophagales bacterium genomic sequence GAAACAAATAACAGGCAAACGTTGCGAAGATCTGGAACAGCCGCTATGTATTCATAGCGGCTGTTTTCATTTGTTCAGCCGTTTCTTTGCCTAAAAAGTTATCTATCCTATGCTCTACCATATAGATAACAGGCGTAAGCACTAATGCCATCAGTGCCTTGTACGAATAATTCACCAGCCCAATAGCCAGCACTCGCTGCATACTCCAGTCGCGGCCAATATGAAAAGCTATATACAATACCACAAAACTGTCAATGAACTGGGATACCAATGTAGAGCCCGTAGCCCTGAGCCACACCTTCTTACTGCCGGTAACTTTCTTTATTTTATGAAATATCCATACATCCAGCAACTGGCTCACCAGGAAGGCGATAAGGCTACCCACAATGATCCACATGCCCTGCCCGAAAATACTGCTGAAAGTCACCTGCATATCAGGTATACCGGCCTCTTTCTGGCTGCCTACCCAAAATGATTGCTCTGCCGGCACGGCAATAGCCACATAAAACATCACAAAGGCATAACTGATCAGCCCGATGGCGATATATGAAATACGCCGCACAGCTTTGGCCCCGAAATATTCATTCACAATATCGGTCATCACAAACTCAAGCGGCCATAGCAGCACACCACAGGTAAGCGTATAGGTAAGTCCGCTCTCGCCCAGCAATGAGAAGGGAGAAGGCTCTCTGCCTATTAACAGCTCCAGCGAAAAAAGCTTGGTGCCTATACACTCAGCTATCAGGGCGTTGGCTACAAAAAATGAGGTGAGGAAAATGAACAAGCGCGTAGGCTTATCCTTCAGAATGTATTGTATCATATTGATAAGTGAATTTGCTGCACTAAAAATAGGCAGAATAATATGATACAGTAATAAATTTCAGTAATGTGTGTACAGGCAGCTTAAAATATGCTGTCCCAGTCGCTGGTAGCATAGCTGTTGCGTTCCTCCGCCGATGTCATATTGGCTTCATTCTCCAGTTCGTAATAGTTCCATATGGTCTCCAGGCCCTCTTCGGCAAACACACGCTCGCCCAGGCATACAAATCCGTTCTCTTTCAGTACAACCTCATCGGTATGGCCCGGCAATGCCCTGGCACAAACTTTATCCAGCCCCAGGTTCGAGAAGGCCTCATATACCAGGTATTCAATAACATAGTTAGCCCTGTCAGCAAATTCAGGTTGCAACTGGCATACCGTTTCATACAACTCTACATCGGCCAGGTAATGCAATCCTGCAAAACCCAATACATCTTCATAACCATCTTTGATAAAACCGATACCTGTGCCATGTTCTGCTTTATGTGCGCCCAGTAAAGCCGACACCTGCTCTGCAGAAATATTGTTCAATACAGGAAAACGTTGCTGTTGCGTATTCGCCAGCAGGTCCGCCAGCAATACCTTATCCTCAATGTTGAAATGATTCAGCGTCAGATCAATAGCCTTGAAGTCCATATGTATACGTTTTTTTGAAACGGGCTGTAAAGATAGCAAACACCTATGGCATTTTATAATATTTTAACATTTATTATCACGGCATTGTCAAATGATTAACATACAAACGGTTTATATCGTCTTATTGTCATAAGTAAGTATTATTTAACATTTACGTCAAACCATTGGCACGATTTTTACGTTTATATAAGTAAGCAAAAACCTACAGTTATGCGACTAAAAGTATTACTTACCGGCAAAGACAGGTTCGACCATGAGGCCGACGCTGAGTTGCTGCGAGAAAGGGGATTCCTGGTATACAGGTGCAAAGAAACTTCTGTTAATGATATGATAGAAGAACTCCACCCTGATGTACTCATTATCAATCCCATCGACGAAGAGCAGTCAAGCACTCACCTGTACAACAGGTTGCTGGACAATATCAAGTATGCCAAACTACCGCTCATCTACACCTTGCTCGAAGATGATGTCTATTTGGTGAACCGTAAGCGCACTTCGGCCCGCGGCAAACGTAACTTCATCGTCGATAATATCATCGACGGTATAAGGACAGCATTGGGCGGCAACCGCAAAGTGCTGAACAGTTTTAACCTGGGAATGGCTTCCTAACTCTTATCTATCGAATATTTTCCGGGGCCGAGGATGAACATGCCCAGGAATACAAATGCCAGTTCAACGGCATGCGAAGCGCCCGAAATTCCATCTCCCCCATCCAGGTGTTTCATACTCGCTACTATCATAGTTATCAATAACAATAACGCCGCAGGGCGGAATAAAAATCCCAATACTAACAGTATGCCTCCTATGGCTTCGGCAAAAGCAGCCATAAATCCCCAGAAAGTGAAATAACCATCTATTCCGGCCAATGACACTGCATGGCCTATCTTCTCCCACTTTTCAGGCCCGCCCAGCATTTTAGGGTATCCGTGCAGCACCATCATACAGCCAATACCTACGCGCATCACCAAAAGCGCGAAATTCCTGTAGTCCCCAAGTTTACTGAATATTGCCAAAGTATTGATTTTGAACAGGAAAGTTACGAATTACAATAATGTGCTGCAAGGTCATGCTCATTTCTTAACAGCTTGTTATCCACATGCAAAACGGATGTTATCCGGTACCATTTTATTTATCTTATGCATATACACTTTATATATTTGGGCTGAGATAAGATTGAGAACACTAAAGCAAAAACACAATGATCACTCACTTACTGGCACTAAAACTGGCGGCAAAAGCACTCTATGTAGCGGGTGTTGCTGTAAATAAAGAGCTGATAAAGCCTTTAAGGAAGAATATCATACCTGATACTGATATACCTTTCAACAAACCACACATGACAGGCTTTGAGCAAAAGTACATCAATAGTGTACTGTCCTCGGGCAAGCTATGCGGCGACGGTAGCTACACGAAAAAATGCCAGGACCTGTTCGCGGCCATGTACAATGTCAATGATTGCGTACTCACCACTTCATGCAGCGATGCGCTGGAAATGGCTGCCATACTTTTAGATATACAACCGGGCGACGAGGTCATCGTCCCTTCATATACTTTCGTTTCCACTGCCAATGCATTTGTATTGCGTGGCGCCAATGTCATCTTTGCCGACTCGTCTGGCGATCATCCAGGTATTGATGAGAATAGCATCGAGGCACTCATTACCCCTAAAACAAAAGCTATTGTGGTAGTACACTATGCAGGTGTAGCTACCGATATGGATATAGTAATGGACATCGCCCACCGTCATAACCTGTATGTGGTTGAAGATGCCGCACAGGCCGTAGACGCTTATTACAAAGGCCGTGCCCTGGGTACTATCGGTCACCTGGGTACAATGTCCTTCCACGAAACCAAGAACATTGTTTCCGGTGAAGGTGGTATGCTGCTCATCAACGATCCTTGTTTTGCTGAGCGTGCAGAGATCATCAGGGAAAAAGGTACCGACCGTACCAAGTTCCTGCGTGGCGAAGTAGATAAATACGGATGGGTAGATGTTGGTTCTTCTTACCTGCCCAACGAAATGACCGCTGCTTTCCTGTATGCGCAACTGGAACAGGTAGATAAGATACAGAAGAAGAGGCTGGCTATCTGGAACCGCTATTACGAAGAACTGAAAGAACTGGAGATACTGGGCCATGCACGCTTGCAGGTAGTGCCCGAATATGCACAGCACAACGCACACATGTTCTACATAGTACTGCCCGACCACGAAACGCAGGAGAACCTGAGGCAGTATCTTAAATCAATGGGCATAGCGGCCGTATTCCACTACAACCCGCTGCACAGCTCATCTTTCTTTGAAGATAAGCACGACGGCAGGCAACTGCCCAACTGCGACAAATACGACCAATGTCTGCTGCGCCTGCCTATGTATGCCGACATGACCATCGCAGAACAAAAAACGGTCATCAACAAAGTATGGCGCTTTTTCCTGCAAAAGAATTAAACGATCAAAACTTACAGATACAAAGTGCCGGGAATATTTCCCGGCATTTTATTAATGTATACCTCCGTTGGGGGCTATGCATGTTATGTCACAACCGGGGATAAGATATGGCAGGCAGAATGAATAGTAAATCACACAAGGCTACCGGTTATTTAAACAACTCTGGTTAACTTAGTTGATGAGCATATCAGGCTGCAAAGAATACAAATGAAAAATATCGAAACAGAAAGACTGATCTTACGCGAATTTCAGCCGGGTGATGACATAGGGATGTTTACATTGGATTCCGATGCTGAAGTACACAGATATTTAGGCAACAACCCTATTAGTAGTATCGGTCAGGCCCGGGAGGTTATAGAAAATGTACGCAGGCAGTATGAAAAGTATGGTATCGGCAGATGGGCCACTATCGAAAGGTCTTCAGGCGAATTTATCGGGTGGAGTGGATTGAAATTTATCACCACCATTGAAAATGGCCAAACCGATTTTTATGATGTCGGTTATCGTTTTATACCAAAATACTGGGGAAAAGGTTATGCAACTGAAGCAACAAATGCTGTATTGGAATACGCTTTCAACACTATGAACCTGGATGAAGTGATCGGAACCTGCCATGA encodes the following:
- a CDS encoding queuosine precursor transporter — translated: MIQYILKDKPTRLFIFLTSFFVANALIAECIGTKLFSLELLIGREPSPFSLLGESGLTYTLTCGVLLWPLEFVMTDIVNEYFGAKAVRRISYIAIGLISYAFVMFYVAIAVPAEQSFWVGSQKEAGIPDMQVTFSSIFGQGMWIIVGSLIAFLVSQLLDVWIFHKIKKVTGSKKVWLRATGSTLVSQFIDSFVVLYIAFHIGRDWSMQRVLAIGLVNYSYKALMALVLTPVIYMVEHRIDNFLGKETAEQMKTAAMNT
- a CDS encoding DoxX family protein produces the protein MRVGIGCMMVLHGYPKMLGGPEKWEKIGHAVSLAGIDGYFTFWGFMAAFAEAIGGILLVLGFLFRPAALLLLITMIVASMKHLDGGDGISGASHAVELAFVFLGMFILGPGKYSIDKS
- the rffA gene encoding dTDP-4-amino-4,6-dideoxygalactose transaminase → MITHLLALKLAAKALYVAGVAVNKELIKPLRKNIIPDTDIPFNKPHMTGFEQKYINSVLSSGKLCGDGSYTKKCQDLFAAMYNVNDCVLTTSCSDALEMAAILLDIQPGDEVIVPSYTFVSTANAFVLRGANVIFADSSGDHPGIDENSIEALITPKTKAIVVVHYAGVATDMDIVMDIAHRHNLYVVEDAAQAVDAYYKGRALGTIGHLGTMSFHETKNIVSGEGGMLLINDPCFAERAEIIREKGTDRTKFLRGEVDKYGWVDVGSSYLPNEMTAAFLYAQLEQVDKIQKKRLAIWNRYYEELKELEILGHARLQVVPEYAQHNAHMFYIVLPDHETQENLRQYLKSMGIAAVFHYNPLHSSSFFEDKHDGRQLPNCDKYDQCLLRLPMYADMTIAEQKTVINKVWRFFLQKN
- a CDS encoding GNAT family N-acetyltransferase → MKNIETERLILREFQPGDDIGMFTLDSDAEVHRYLGNNPISSIGQAREVIENVRRQYEKYGIGRWATIERSSGEFIGWSGLKFITTIENGQTDFYDVGYRFIPKYWGKGYATEATNAVLEYAFNTMNLDEVIGTCHEENKASRRVLEKCGLCYIEKYKWKDLTCDWLKITKEEWEQRAPVL